The segment ACACAAGGTGTGAGGGGACATAGATGACCTGAGAGGATGTGGGTGTGAGCGTACACGGGTGTATGAGAGGACACAGAGTGTGAGGGGACATTGAGGATACGAGGGGTTGCTGAGGATGTGAGAGAGTGCATGGAGGTGTGAAGAACATGGGGTTGTGAATGGACGTGGAGCTGAGAGGACACGGGGGTTTGAGGGGATATAGAGGATGAGGAGACATGGAGGGTGTGAAGGGACACGGGGGGTCAGGGGACATGGAGGATGAGGGGACACGGAGGGTGTGAAGAAGGGACATGGGGGGTCAGGGAACATGGGGAGTTGAGGGAGGACACAGAGGACATAAAATATAAAGTTTTCCATAAACTTCAACTGATGCATAAAACACGTGGTGATGTGCTGGCATTGAAAAGAGGGGTTAGAGGGGAGAGTGGTGCGAGGAgcaagaggaagcagaggaagggCCAGAGAATTCTGTGtaaggacatggaggggacagcaggtgcgagggaggggacatggaggagatgaggggacacaggaggtgaagggacacagaggagctgaggggacagggaagcTGAGGCGTTGAGGGCAGGAGTTGAGGGCAGGTgggtgtgacagcagcagctgaggcttGGTAAGCGACAGGAAGGCTTAGGTCAGGTTTGGTGTGGGCGCCATGAGGGGCTTTGAGCACAAGAAACGGCATTGggagaaaaaacaaccaaactcGGGGAGGCGTCTGTTGGGTGTTTATGCAGATGTACTATTTGAGGGTAGGATCGGTGTTTGAGATTTGCTCGGCGCAGTGAGTTGTGTAGTTGAGCGGTTGTTGCGGTTTTTGCTCAGTAGGAGGCGGTATGTTGCCCGtgtgtggtttggggtggaaaagggtgtttgggatttttgttgaGTATTCACGGTGTGTTATTCATTAGTAGTGTGTGGCAAAAGGTTGAGTCGTCGTCTCCCTATCTTGCCCATGTCTTGCTGGCGTGGCTAGTCAGAAGTGCGGTTCTCCACTGACCGCCCCCCGGAGCTTCCCTGCTCCATCAAATGGCCTCGGCCGGCTCGCGCCTCGTCCCGGCGCCCTTACCAACGGGTCACCATATACGATACCGGCTTCCGGTCCCACACAGCTCACACCAGCACCGAACCACAGGCTCAAGCGATCCGCCCGACTCAGCCTCCCCCACAGCTAGGATTACAGACGCGCGCCACTACGCCCGGCGCTCACACACTGCTCCGTTAGCGATACGAGCTTCGGCAGCGCTGACGTCACGGGGTGGGCGGAGCTTCCCCGCCCGCGGCGCAGGGCGGGAAGCGGGCGCCGCGCGGTGCACGCCGGGAGGCGCCGTGAGGGGTATAAGGCCGGGCAGCCGCCGCCATCTTTCTCTCGGCACCGCGCAGCCATGGGCCACCAGCAGCTTTACTGGAGCCACCCCAGGAAGTTCGGGCAGGGCTCTCGCTCTTGGTCAGTGCCGCCCCTTGCGCCCCCCGGGTCGTGGCTGCCGTCTCACCGCCCTGCCTCTCTCCGCTTTCCCCTCACATTCCCCCTCCCCGGCGCCATTCCCCGCCCTCACGCGCTTCTCTCTGTTCCCTCACAGCCGCGTGTGCTCCAACCGCCACGGCCTCATCCGCAAGTACGGGCTGAACATGTGCCGGCAGTGCTTCCGCCAGTACGCTAAGGACATCGGCTTCATCAAGgtgagccccgcggctgcgggaaGGGGGTCGGGGGTGCCGGATCCCGCTGACTCCCCTCGTGTCTCTCGCTCTCTTGCAGCTGGACTGAGCGCCGAGAGGATGAGGCGACAGCCAGGAGCTCCCGGAGCATCTCAGGGCCTCCCTGACACATCTGCAGCGTCTCGGCTCAGTCTTACCTAATAAATGGTCTCCTAACCCAGCTGATCCGTGCGTGTTTCCCTTCTGTGCAGGTTTTGGCGGCTCTGGGGGTTCTGTACAGGGCTGTTCCCGAAGTGCgggggctgccctgctgtgctcgGCTTCCCAACCTTCCACTGCCCcgggctgctccaagccctgaccagcctggcctggggcattTGCGGGGATCTGGGGCAGCCATGGCTGCTCTGGAGGGAGTGAGGTAAAGGCACATCTTAGTGTGCCAGGGCTCTGGAATTCCAAGTCCTTTGAGATTCCAAGTGTCTGGGTGTTTTTCTGCTATGCAGTGGCACTGCTGAGAGGGGACTGACGAGGTAAATGCTGCTCTCTCCCGGCTGAGTGCTCTGCAGATCCTTTGGGAATGCCCAGGAGCCTTTGTTTTGTCCCCCTGGTTATGGCATCAATGAGATGAGGTGTGAGGAGGGAGTGGGAGCAAACCCAGGTGTGCCTATagcaaaggctgaaaagctGTGGGGTTATCACAGAATgtgggatggtttgggctggaagggaccttaaagcccactccagtcccctgccctgggcaggcagacAGGGCACTGGATGGTgaggaagcagctcctgccatgtTGGCACAGGGATGAGGAGTTGGCATCATctgggagccctggggaagGGTTGGCTTTCCTCACCAGGAGGTGGTGGGCTTCTCGTTTTGAGTGAGAAATGGTAAAATCCTGGTCCTTACCAGAAAGTGCTTCAGTGTGAAGGTTCtacactaaaaaataaaaatcttcagtTGCTCTGGTGGTGGTTTTGGGCTTTTCCCCTCTCCGCAGTTTTTGTTGATGTACACAGGGAAGGGAATCCTGTGGGATGTGCTTGCTTGGCTTCAGTGTGGTTctgaaaaaccacaaaaccctcATTCCCTTTTTAACCAAAATACTGAATTTCTAGGGGGTTTTACCTGAGGTGTAAAATTTCAGGGGAACACAAAATCAGTGAGGATGCAGAAGGTGATGGGAGAGTCtgtgcagctcccactgctctgtccaactcctgctgcctctcagaGGTGCCTGAGGCACTTCCCAGTGGGAAATCCGTGTTTTTCCCAACATGTTGGACACAGGAGGATTCTCCATGCTGGGTACCACTGAGAGCCTTGGAAGTGGCAGCaggattgggattttttgggttctAAGACCTGATCaagcctggcagggagggaattcTGGATATTTGTCCCTTTTTCCTGAGCAAAGCTCTTTCCTGATGGTCAGAGGAACTTGGGATAATTTTCTCTGTGCTACCCTGAGGATCTGGGCCCCAAGCCTCTGccagaacactttttttttctcattatggaaaacataaataaaacaaatagtTGGGGATGGTAACTGCAAGGCAAATCCCTATTGAAACCAAAgctaaaatatgtttttcaatTACCATGTAAACATCCAAATACCTCTGTTGGCACCTAATTTTGTAAAATTACAAAATGACAATTGCCTTTTCCCTGTTGTGTTGCTCCCATCATTTAAGCCCTGGGAGAAAGTGGTGCAGGACAAGCTGTAATTCCTTTTTACCTCATTGCTGCCTCTACCAGGTATTTATTGCCCAATATCCAACGAAGATGAGGTGCCAAAACCCTGAATTTCCCGAGCTCAGCGTGGaaattgcattttgttcctggtgGTTCCAGTCCCTGGAGGTTCATGGATGTGAAACTGGAACTTATTTGGATGCAAAGTGATTTATAAAGAGCTTCTGATTCCCCCAAAGAACAGGTGAAATCAAAATCCACTTCAAGGACTTTGTATTAATAACAAACAACTAATAAATGGTTTCCTgtagggaaataaaaaatgtccTGCTCGGAGCCAAGGAAAAGATAGTGGTGCTTTGGGAGAGAGGAGTTTCCAAGTGCTGGCATTGAGATAGGGGATTTGCACTGCTGAAACCCCACTGAATTGCATTGGATTATGCACAGATAAGATCTGTGCTTGTCACAGCCTCTGGAGGGAATTTCACAGGTTTTGGGGAAAACTTTGGCTTCTGAGCTCATCCcgaggctggaaaagctgagggTGCTCTGTAGGAAAGCAGTCCCACTCCTGCTGGGAATCCTCCTGGCTTTATGGGACCAGCCTGGGGGCGATCTTGGggctctttcccttctcccaggtAGATCCCAATCTCGTGGATCAGGAATTCCCCAGCTGTGAGCTCGGGATGAGCTTTCAGCCTGATCCTCCCAGTCTGACATGGCCCAGTTCCTGCAGGGATCCAGCTCCACCTGGGGTGGTTTGGAGGCTGCAGGTGATGCTTGAAGTGCTGATTTTAGGGCTTGGAGTGACACTGATTTTAGGGCATGAACGGGACAAACTCAACCatgaaaaggaaggaaaccTCCTGCagagggtgggagcagggccGGGCAGCCTGAGGGGATACAGGGAATTTATCCAAGCACACAGGAATTGGGAAGGATAAAGCCCTGAGGGAGTTAAATGTGGCCTGGGCCATCAAGGGTGATAAAAATACTTCTAAAGTACCTTGGTGATAAAaggaagagcagggaaaactcacagaatcactgggttgggagagaccttgaggatcatggagtccaacccagccccaacagctcaacccaaccctggcccccagtgccacatccaggctttgttaaacacacccagggatggggactccaccacctccccgggcagaacattccagagctttctcaccctttctgtaaaaaaccttttcctgctatccagcctgtatttcccttggcacagctcggggctgtgtgctctggttgtgtcagtgctgctgcagaaagagcccagggccagctgagcacaggcacctttcaggagctgtgagagtgatgggggcagccctgagtctccttttctccagcctgagcacccccagctccctcagtgcttcctcacagggtttgtgttcccagcccctctccagcctccttgtCCCCTCgggatgtgctcagtgtcccaaggtccttcccaaactgcaggcccagagctgggcacagcccccgAGGTGTGACCTCAGCACTAAGTCCTGTCCTGGAGGAGAGcgagggctggagccaggctgggagagctgggaatgttcccctggagaggagaaggctccagggagagctcagagcccctggcagggcctgaaggggctccaggagagctggagagggactggggacaagggatggagggacaggagccagggaatggctcccggCGCCGGGACAGTGCAGCATTCCCgttccaggagcagcagctagATGGCACCGTCAGCCTGCGATTCCTTCTCCTTGCTGTGTCCGTGAATCCCAGCACGCAGGAATTTGTCCTGCGGATTCCCTGTCCTTGCTTTCGTTTGAAAAATCCCAATATTTTgtgtccttgctgctggacaGCAGGACTGGAGCAGAGCCGAGCTCTCCTTGCTCCTGCTTGAGTCTGTGTGACACTGGAACCAAAATTCCAGTTGcgcccttttcccctttcctttttccttttcccctccttcccccttttcctttcccccttttcctttcccccttttcctttcccccttttcctttcccccttttcctttcccccttttcctttcccccttttcctttcccccttttcctttcccccttttcctttcccccttttcctttcccccttttcctttcccccttttcctttctcccttttcctttcctttccttccctcatgctctgctcctgcacgTTCTGTCATTTTGGGCAAAAAGTTTAAAACCCCACTCAACGGAGGCAGGTGCTCTTTATCCCTGCTCAGGTTATCCCTGATTTCCTCCTGCTTCTTCACCAGCCCTTGCCAAgctctcctcatcctcactggGACCATGAATATTCCTGACCCCcaggaattatttttatccATAAATTCATTTTAGGAGAGTCAAACTCAGGGACTGTCACACTCAGGGTGTCACTTTGTGGGGCCaaaagctgtgctgagctcGAGGGAAGCATCTCCTGCATCCAGGACCAGAGAATGGTAACTCCCACGGATTTGGGGTAACTCCCATGGATTTGGGGTAACTCCAAAATTTCTCCCTGGATTTCCCCCTGCTGattcccagccccaggctggaaCTGCAGTGATGCTCACatatcccaaattcccactttATAATTTGATTTATTCCTTTAGCACAGTTCTCTGCTAGACTTTCCCCATCCCAGTACTGGAGTGAGCCCCCAAGCACAGGGTGTGGCACCAGTAGAATTTTCCAGGaagaatttccccatggaaaaggtgctcaggccttggagctggctgcccaggaaggtTTGGAATCCCCACCCCTTGAGGTgcccaaggaattcctggaggtggcactcagagctctgggctggggacaaggtggggatcgggcacagctgggactggatgatcccaaagatttttttccaactcgatgattccatgattctgctCCAAGTTTTTAACAATCTGGTGGGATAAACAGCCAGGAAAATCCAGGCAGATGGGATCAGGCTGAAGTGCTTCTAAATAAAACATTcccaagggctggcaggaggcacCAGTGGCTCTAATTCACGCCTCTTGTTGGGAGTGTGTTCCTTGCAGACAATGTTTATTTATGGCATGGCAAAATCTATTTCCATCCAAACATTTCCATAACTGAATATTTATGCCAACAGCCACTGAATGCTCCTTGACTAAAGTGAAAAAGTATTTATTCAGTTATAAATGTTTACTTGTTTAGTGGTAAAACTGCTTTAAACAAACTTAAAAATCAAATTGGTGGCTTCCCCTTCCGCAGGATTTCCGTGGTTTCCCAGGCCTCAGCATTGGATAATGGTGGAATTATCATCTCAGCTCTAGGAGCCTCTGTGTATTTATACCTTTAATCTCAGAGAGAGTTGGTTtaggtgggagattgggaaggaattcctggctgggagggtggggagaggctggaatggagttcccagagcagctgtggctgcccctggatccctggcagtgcccaaggccaggctggagcagcctgggatggtagaaggtgtccctgctatggcagggctgggatggggtgggatttaggatccctcccatcccaacccattctgggatgagcaggcagtgctggagtccccatTCCTGGACGGATTTAAATCCATGTGGATGTTGGGGACACGGAGCAGGGGtggccttggcactgctggggatggtTGGACTCCATCTTAgcttccccctgccctgggcagctgtgccagggctggacaaacCTTTCCATGGACAAATGTtccaaaatccaccctgagctgccctggcccagcctgaggccgttccctctgctcctgtccctgttccctggagcagagcccggaTGTCCCCTccgggctgtgccctcctgttgGGACCTGGCATCTCTGCAGAGGCTGAAGctgcccctcctctccctcagagcagctccagcttcatcccacagccctgctgagctgctccctctggatccctccagcactgggatcaggAAAGTTTAGCAAAGGACTGTGCTAAAGGAATAAATCAAATGATAAACCGGAAATTTGGGATATGTGTCATTTTCTTCTGGCATGAGATTGGAAGAGGCTTCTCAGCCTCCTAAAGTTGATATTTTTGGGAATGAGGGCCCCTTGTtgctctcctggcagctcctgcttgtGCTGGTGAATGAATCCAGCTCCAGACCCACTGCTGGGATGcttcccccagcactgggggTTTGCAGGTGTGGGGAAATCCATGCCAAAACCGGGATTTCTTGGATTTCATCCCATAAAAAGCTGGAATCTTGCTCCTGCTTAAAGCTTCCTGCTTTGCAGAGGGgattctgcttttccagcagcatctccttgctcctctccatccttctcctcctgtggtggctctgcagagctgggattccaTTGGGAAATAGGAGGATTTCAGCTGGGATCTcacctgtgctgcagaaatCCCCCCCTAACCAAGCACCTGGGATCCTCCCACACCACAATTAATCTCATGGATTAATTCTCTTTAACTAGcatgaaaaaatgggaaaagcaggCAAAACCCTGGAGCCAGCCCTACCTGGGGTTTAGCTTTGCccaggattattttttcttttaaatttttagtgtgtttttaatttttgggtttcttttgtgtggtgtttttttgttttgttttgttttgttttgttttgtttgttttttgtttttggtttaattgattttttttttttgagctctGAGAacacaaagaatatttttagtGAGTGTGTGCAGGCATCATTCATCACAGCTTTGAGGGTGGTAAACACCATCCAAACCCCAGAAAGGAAATTCTCTGTGGCTTGGGAGAGCAGAAATCCCTCTGGAATTCTGTCCTGAGTTTATGGCTCCTTGTCTGGAGCACCAGGGTGCTCCCAGGAGCTGTAAAACTGCTGTGATTCCTTGGGTTTGACACAAAATCCGTGCCCAGCTCTGTCATCCCCTGCTGGAATTGGGCTCCTGATGGTTTTTGGGTGGATGTGGGAGAttcctggatttttggggttgtttgggttggatttgAGTGGTTGGAATGgggaggggctggcacagaATTCCTCATCCCTaaaagtgtccaaggccagtttggagcagcctgggataggggaagtgtccctgccatggcagggctgggatgaaaTGGGATTTAAAGGGATTTAAATTCCCTTCCAGCCCCCCCAGTCTGGAATTCCCTGATTCCATTCTGTTCCAGAATTGGCCAcgctccctgctgcccccacaCCTGCCCTGATGTGCCTTTGGAATTGAACTTTCATAAATTTCTAATTTATCTCTTTGcaactgaagggaaaaaaaaaatgaagggatCAGTTTTGTTTGCAGAGGGGTTGTCCCAAAAATCCTGGGACAAAAACAGTGGGAAGGGTGGTGAAAAGGAGGGAGTGATGCCTCCCTTCCCAAAGGGCCTGCTCAGAGTGTGAATATCCAcacaaaacacaccaaaaattcccttttctggCTGAGAACTGATCAAAGTTTGGCTAAAAACTCAGTTTTTGGGCTGAGGAGTGAAAAACTAACAACCAACCTTTGAATCTGTgattccagagcagcaggttTAGCTCatccctgccagtgccaggtTTGCAAAGAGGCTTCAGAGAGATGATGGGACTCCCAGTTTGGagatttttgccccaaaagggtCCCCCTCTCCTTTTGGGGGGACTGCAGGTCCCAAAGCCCCACAGAGCACCTGCAGCGTGGCCAAACTGGGATCCCCccttccccaaaccccaaccTGGGTgtccaaaccccaaacctgttCCTTGAGTGCcagaaaagggaataaaagaccaaaaaaattaGGAGAACCACAATTTCCTGGGTGTTTTTCCCGTCCCCACCCATACTTTCCTGGCTGATTTCTCCTCCAGGGCTGAGTGgatgggctgggactgggatgggaaggACTCTGAGCATCAAGAAGGGATAAaaggggctggtttggggctcTGAAATGGGATTTTGAGGACCTGAATTGGTTGGTGATTAAAGCTGAGGGAACTTTTATCAGGTAAATAGATGAGCACGTGTCCAGGTGTGGGTTTTTCCTCCCAGGCACATTCCAAGGATGGGCAAAATCTCAGGAAATGAATCCTGGGGTGACTTTTCTTTGCTCCAGTCCAAAGTGTCCTGCCCTCACCAGGTAActtaaattcctttaaaataaatcctaattccagggttttttttggctttgatGAGTggattttcctctctgcagaggcagagcaaaCCCAGTAAATGAAagtctgtggcagcaggagctggatggCTGCAACTGGAAAGGTCTTGGAGCAtctggagggaagggaatggatTGATTTATGATTTTAACAaggctggctgggcagggagtcGTGCCTAGATGGTTTTAAAGGCAGGAGGAGATATTAATCAAAATTAAAGCTGCTCTAAGCCGCTCTCCGAGCCACTGGGCTGGGTCCTGCCTAATTAATTCCAGGCCTAAAGCAGGGCCAGGGAAAGGACAGGccggagggaggggctggggttTAGCAGAGGCTGGAACAAGGGGAGTGATGAGGAA is part of the Molothrus aeneus isolate 106 chromosome 6, BPBGC_Maene_1.0, whole genome shotgun sequence genome and harbors:
- the RPS29 gene encoding small ribosomal subunit protein uS14, which translates into the protein MGHQQLYWSHPRKFGQGSRSCRVCSNRHGLIRKYGLNMCRQCFRQYAKDIGFIKLD